The following proteins come from a genomic window of Streptomyces sp. NBC_00539:
- a CDS encoding tyrosine-type recombinase/integrase — MTAKGTTTKRCYCRRKDGKPLGSSCPKLKQRTHGVWSIRQELPPTLEGDRRLFRRAGYDTQTEAQGDLDKVRALLNIADADDQDGRARLGDLLALVGSGKEGIPDLDETKRRFGTGQSLTQHMTVAEWLDLWLAGKKALRKSGHDRYELDIRCHLRPRIGHIRLDRLTVPHLDAMFEGIAETNIEITEANADRRAALAELKATPWKGAEHRARRKVMKDTIDAMAPFRRVTGPSTQQHIRATLRAALNTAIARGSITFNAAQHVELVAAKRPKAMVWTDARIAEWLRTGDKPSSVMVWTPEQAGAFLDFLADTEQRLLPLFHLITFRGLRRGEACGVRWSDYNVATGELTVATQLVQDGWEVVESAPKTDSGERIISLDEYTAEVLEAHRIKQGAERLEWGEAWTDSGRMFTQENGEWLHPGTLTDQFERLVELSGLPPIRMHDLRHVAASLMLAAGVDVKIVSETLGHSDSRITRDIYQSVMPKAARDAAEATAAMVPRGTVRRPVQVATEPETEPIVAEVEAEVEAEPSNAEVTPDAGHADGHAMGTQGGAKIILFRPRLARK, encoded by the coding sequence GTGACCGCGAAGGGAACCACGACAAAGCGCTGCTACTGCCGCCGCAAGGACGGTAAGCCGCTGGGCAGTTCCTGCCCCAAGCTCAAGCAGCGCACGCACGGCGTGTGGTCGATCCGGCAGGAACTGCCGCCGACCCTGGAAGGCGACCGCCGCCTGTTCCGCCGCGCCGGATACGACACTCAGACCGAGGCGCAGGGCGACCTCGACAAGGTGCGCGCCCTGCTGAACATCGCCGACGCGGACGACCAGGACGGCCGCGCCCGCCTCGGCGACCTGCTCGCGTTGGTCGGGTCCGGCAAGGAGGGCATCCCCGATCTCGACGAGACGAAGCGACGGTTCGGCACCGGCCAGTCGCTCACGCAACACATGACCGTCGCCGAGTGGCTCGACCTGTGGCTCGCCGGCAAAAAGGCGTTGCGCAAGAGCGGCCACGACCGGTACGAGCTCGACATCCGGTGCCACTTGCGCCCCCGGATCGGGCACATCCGCCTCGACCGCCTCACGGTGCCGCACCTCGACGCCATGTTCGAGGGCATCGCCGAGACGAACATCGAGATCACAGAGGCGAACGCTGACCGCCGGGCCGCGCTCGCCGAGCTCAAGGCGACCCCGTGGAAGGGAGCAGAGCACCGCGCCCGCCGGAAGGTGATGAAGGACACCATCGACGCGATGGCCCCTTTCCGGCGGGTCACCGGGCCCTCGACGCAGCAGCACATCAGGGCCACGCTGCGGGCCGCGCTCAACACCGCGATAGCCCGGGGCTCGATCACCTTCAACGCCGCGCAGCACGTCGAGCTCGTCGCCGCCAAGCGTCCGAAGGCGATGGTGTGGACCGACGCGCGTATCGCCGAGTGGCTACGGACCGGCGACAAGCCGAGCTCGGTCATGGTCTGGACTCCCGAGCAGGCGGGCGCCTTCCTGGACTTCCTCGCCGACACCGAGCAGCGGCTGTTGCCGCTGTTCCACCTGATCACGTTCCGGGGCCTGCGGCGGGGCGAAGCGTGCGGCGTCCGGTGGTCCGACTACAACGTCGCAACGGGCGAACTCACGGTCGCGACGCAGCTCGTGCAGGACGGTTGGGAAGTCGTCGAGTCGGCGCCCAAGACCGACAGCGGCGAGCGAATCATCTCGCTCGACGAGTACACCGCCGAGGTGCTCGAAGCCCACCGAATCAAGCAGGGGGCCGAACGTCTCGAATGGGGCGAGGCATGGACCGACAGCGGTCGCATGTTCACGCAGGAGAACGGAGAGTGGCTGCACCCCGGCACGCTGACCGATCAGTTCGAGCGGCTCGTCGAGCTCTCGGGTCTGCCGCCGATCCGTATGCACGACCTGCGGCACGTCGCCGCCTCGCTCATGCTCGCCGCCGGCGTCGACGTCAAGATCGTGTCCGAGACCCTCGGGCACTCCGACTCTCGGATCACGCGGGACATCTATCAGTCCGTCATGCCCAAGGCAGCGCGCGATGCCGCCGAGGCCACGGCCGCCATGGTCCCGAGAGGCACTGTGCGGCGCCCCGTTCAGGTCGCCACCGAACCCGAGACCGAGCCGATCGTCGCCGAGGTCGAGGCAGAGGTCGAAGCCGAACCCTCGAACGCCGAGGTCACACCGGATGCCGGGCACGCAGATGGGCACGCAATGGGCACGCAGGGGGGCGCGAAGATCATTTTGTTCCGGCCCCGTCTGGCCCGGAAATAG
- a CDS encoding NUDIX hydrolase, protein MSPTPATPVIDTHVILRDGDMILLSQRGGPYGHGRWHAPSGKLDQAEPLTVGAARELREETGVEVDPEHLRLVHTVHHKQSDTVERIGLFFLATEWDGKPENREPEKCLALRWFPVDALPEDLIEYPAAGLYGYLKGAETLTEHGWA, encoded by the coding sequence ATGAGCCCCACACCCGCAACACCCGTCATCGACACGCATGTGATCCTGCGCGACGGCGACATGATCCTGCTCTCGCAGCGCGGAGGACCGTACGGCCACGGACGATGGCACGCCCCCTCCGGCAAGCTCGACCAAGCCGAGCCCCTCACCGTCGGCGCAGCCCGCGAGCTGCGCGAAGAAACCGGCGTCGAGGTCGACCCCGAGCACCTGCGCCTCGTGCACACCGTGCACCACAAGCAGAGCGACACAGTCGAGCGGATCGGGCTGTTCTTCCTGGCGACCGAGTGGGACGGCAAGCCCGAGAACCGCGAACCCGAGAAGTGCCTCGCGCTTCGTTGGTTCCCTGTCGACGCCCTGCCCGAGGACCTGATTGAGTACCCCGCCGCGGGACTGTACGGCTACCTCAAGGGCGCCGAGACGCTCACCGAGCACGGTTGGGCGTAG
- the tmk gene encoding dTMP kinase has product MTDPGLFVTLDGPSAVGKSTTLAELDNLLRNDGRLVFRTAEPSGSALGQFTRAGAAFLTGHALACLVAANRYEHVEVELRPMREAGFTVISDRYLASSLVLQRLDGVDEQFVLALNREIMLPDLAVILTADPGEIAARLAKRGVRHRFHHDPDAPSREVDLYAEATQTLMGMGVQVLVLDSTTTAPRDVARRIADALPPHGSSVPRQPQQPNNHTVNP; this is encoded by the coding sequence ATGACCGACCCTGGCCTGTTCGTCACCCTCGACGGCCCGAGCGCCGTCGGAAAGTCCACTACCCTCGCAGAACTCGACAACCTGCTGCGCAACGACGGCCGGCTCGTCTTCCGCACCGCCGAGCCGAGCGGAAGCGCCCTCGGGCAGTTCACCCGAGCAGGTGCCGCATTCCTCACCGGACACGCCCTCGCCTGCCTCGTCGCCGCCAATCGATACGAGCACGTCGAGGTCGAACTGCGGCCGATGCGGGAAGCCGGCTTCACCGTCATCAGCGACCGCTATCTCGCCTCGTCGCTCGTCCTGCAACGTCTCGACGGCGTCGACGAACAGTTCGTGCTCGCCCTGAACCGCGAGATCATGCTGCCCGACCTCGCCGTGATCCTCACCGCCGACCCGGGCGAGATCGCCGCCCGCCTTGCCAAGCGCGGCGTCCGCCACCGCTTCCACCACGACCCCGACGCCCCGAGCCGCGAGGTCGACCTCTACGCCGAGGCGACACAGACCCTCATGGGCATGGGCGTACAGGTGCTCGTACTCGACTCCACCACAACCGCCCCAAGGGACGTAGCGCGCCGAATCGCCGACGCGCTACCCCCGCACGGGAGTAGCGTCCCGAGACAGCCCCAGCAGCCCAACAACCACACGGTGAACCCATGA
- a CDS encoding B12-binding domain-containing radical SAM protein, with amino-acid sequence MPALPAQEEHRTTPDLIAGADLNRILDALFVNAPLRDYGLRPRTNDYTLPVLGMAYIATYAQEVGGFNVGVLDAEAHGLGIDATARLINEVRPRWVGMNLLAPTYEMSARIAAEIDDGIALMVGGHHAKAMPDRILDDPRMRNLRALVIGEGETRVATLLADERRRAELPGVMWRDRILGTHAAGIAHGDTAKWLSPDIDALPLVNRAFLPQDPYLADDGRREANIVGARGCPYDCTFCGAAVSANPDVKIRTRAPEGIVAELDHLHDLYGTTAYRFVDDLFLGAKRVIVPQMEAFTRHKIGERYVWDATGRINVLDRLDDAMLDTLKTNGLHEVALGIESGSDRVLAGMDKRITAEMTERVAGRLLERGIGVKGYFILGYPGEEQSDLDATVRHIHNLWTIADRHADARFRASVFEFRPYPGTPVWNTLTKAGHDPDALLAYSDVDLTADGANESMRQRDEFNFTVGIQFGTVPLPKLRATLADLTREQHERNRMGIAA; translated from the coding sequence ATGCCCGCGTTACCCGCGCAGGAGGAACACCGCACCACCCCTGATCTGATCGCCGGCGCCGACCTGAACCGCATCCTCGACGCCCTGTTCGTCAACGCCCCGCTACGCGACTACGGCCTGCGGCCCCGGACGAACGACTACACCCTGCCCGTGCTCGGCATGGCCTACATCGCTACCTACGCGCAGGAAGTCGGAGGGTTCAACGTCGGTGTGTTGGACGCAGAGGCACACGGCCTCGGCATCGACGCGACCGCCCGCCTGATCAACGAGGTACGCCCCCGATGGGTAGGCATGAACCTGCTCGCCCCGACCTACGAAATGTCGGCCCGGATCGCCGCCGAGATCGACGACGGTATCGCCCTCATGGTCGGGGGTCACCACGCCAAGGCCATGCCCGACCGCATCCTCGACGACCCCCGCATGCGCAACCTTCGCGCCCTGGTGATCGGCGAGGGCGAGACCCGCGTCGCCACGCTCCTCGCCGACGAGCGCCGCCGCGCCGAGCTGCCCGGAGTGATGTGGCGCGACCGCATCCTCGGGACGCACGCCGCCGGTATCGCCCACGGCGACACCGCAAAGTGGTTGAGCCCGGACATCGACGCTCTGCCCCTGGTGAACCGCGCGTTCCTGCCGCAAGACCCTTACCTCGCCGACGACGGCCGGCGCGAGGCGAACATCGTCGGCGCGCGCGGGTGCCCCTACGACTGCACGTTCTGCGGCGCCGCGGTCTCCGCGAACCCCGACGTCAAGATCCGAACTCGTGCGCCCGAGGGCATCGTCGCGGAACTCGACCACCTGCACGACCTCTACGGGACCACGGCATACCGGTTCGTCGACGACCTGTTCCTCGGCGCCAAGCGGGTGATCGTCCCGCAGATGGAAGCATTCACCCGGCACAAGATCGGCGAGCGGTACGTGTGGGACGCCACGGGCCGGATCAACGTCCTCGACCGCCTCGACGACGCCATGCTCGACACGCTCAAGACCAACGGACTGCACGAGGTAGCCCTCGGAATCGAGTCGGGCAGCGACCGCGTACTCGCCGGCATGGACAAGCGGATTACGGCCGAGATGACCGAGCGCGTCGCCGGCCGCCTGCTCGAACGCGGCATCGGCGTGAAGGGCTATTTCATCCTCGGCTACCCCGGGGAAGAGCAGTCCGACCTCGACGCGACCGTGCGGCATATCCACAACCTGTGGACCATCGCCGACCGGCACGCAGACGCTCGTTTCCGGGCGTCCGTGTTCGAGTTCCGGCCCTACCCCGGTACGCCCGTGTGGAACACCCTCACCAAGGCCGGACACGACCCCGACGCCCTGCTCGCATACTCCGACGTCGACCTCACCGCGGACGGCGCCAACGAGTCCATGAGGCAGCGCGACGAGTTCAATTTCACCGTGGGTATCCAGTTCGGCACGGTCCCCCTCCCCAAGCTGCGCGCCACCCTCGCCGACCTCACCCGCGAACAGCACGAACGTAACCGGATGGGGATCGCCGCATGA